Proteins encoded in a region of the Haloarchaeobius salinus genome:
- the leuB gene encoding 3-isopropylmalate dehydrogenase, producing MTDQIAVIPGDGIGQEVVPVAVDVLDAVGEFEFVHGDAGDATKAETGTALPEETYDLVADADATIFGAAGETAADVVLPLREAVDSFVNVRPARAYPGVDALRPETDLVFLRENTEGVYSGHEDRLSDDLSTLTRVVTTSASERLAEFACDYVDERGIEGFHVAHKANVMRETDGRFRDAVVSVADEHGVDTEEVLMDAFATHVCLDPEQFDVVVCPNLAGDVLSDLAAGLVGGLGLLPSANVGPENGLFEPVHGSAPDIAGEGVANPSATLLSAAMLLAHLGYDDEADRVRAAVEDVLADGPKTPDLGGDATTADVGDAVLARL from the coding sequence ATGACAGACCAGATCGCCGTCATTCCCGGCGACGGCATCGGCCAGGAGGTCGTCCCGGTCGCCGTCGACGTGCTCGACGCGGTCGGCGAGTTCGAGTTCGTCCACGGCGACGCGGGCGACGCGACGAAGGCCGAGACCGGCACCGCACTCCCAGAGGAGACGTACGACCTCGTCGCCGACGCCGACGCGACCATCTTCGGGGCGGCCGGCGAGACCGCCGCCGACGTGGTGCTCCCGCTCCGCGAGGCCGTCGACTCGTTCGTGAACGTCCGGCCGGCACGCGCCTACCCGGGCGTCGACGCGCTCCGGCCCGAGACCGACCTCGTCTTCCTGCGCGAGAACACCGAGGGCGTCTATTCAGGCCACGAGGACCGGCTCTCCGACGACCTCTCGACGCTCACGCGCGTCGTCACGACCTCGGCCTCCGAACGACTCGCCGAGTTCGCCTGCGACTACGTCGACGAGCGCGGTATCGAGGGCTTCCACGTCGCGCACAAGGCGAACGTGATGCGCGAGACGGACGGCCGGTTCCGCGACGCCGTCGTCTCGGTCGCCGACGAGCACGGCGTCGACACCGAGGAGGTGCTGATGGACGCGTTCGCGACCCACGTCTGCCTCGACCCCGAACAGTTCGACGTGGTCGTCTGCCCGAACCTCGCGGGCGACGTGCTCTCGGACCTCGCCGCCGGCCTCGTCGGCGGGCTCGGCCTGCTCCCCTCCGCGAACGTCGGTCCCGAGAACGGCCTGTTCGAGCCGGTCCACGGGAGCGCGCCGGACATCGCCGGCGAGGGCGTCGCGAACCCGTCGGCGACGCTGCTCTCGGCCGCGATGCTGCTCGCCCACCTCGGCTACGACGACGAGGCCGACCGCGTCCGCGCTGCCGTCGAGGACGTGCTCGCGGACGGCCCCAAGACACCGGACCTCGGCGGTGACGCGACCACGGCGGACGTTGGCGACGCCGTGCTGGCCCGGCTCTGA
- the ilvB gene encoding biosynthetic-type acetolactate synthase large subunit, whose protein sequence is MSERASTAPTDGATGETTPSDGESTAPDDAPARPRTGATSVVEALENAGVEYCFGVQGGAIMPVYDALYDSESVRHVTMAHEQGAAHAADAYGIVSGEPGVCMATSGPGATNLVTGIADASMDSDPVVALTGQVPTDFVGNDAFQETDTTGVTAPITKHNYFASGSDTVGDDVSEAFGLARSGRPGPTLVDLPKDVTQAETDREPGPPTTPDTYQVTERADPSAVREAADAIESANRPLLLVGGGVIKGDASDEVRRFATTYDLPVTTTMPAVGAFPEDHELALEMAGMHGTGYANMAITHTDCLVAVGCRFDDRLTGGIETFAPDAEVVHVDIDPAEISKNIEADYPLVGDAGTVVTQLDEAMRAAPETKKWRATCQQWKSEYPMDYATPEDEPLKPQFVVEAFDEATEDDAIVTTGVGQHQMWAVQYWTYTEPRTWVSSHGLGTMGYGLPAAIGAKVAAPDRQVVSFEGDGSFLMTMQELSVAVRENLDITVVVLNNEHIGMVRQWQDAFYDRRRMASEYHWCPDFATLAEGFGAKGISVAEYDDVADAITEALEYDGPAVLDCYIDPEENVYPMVPSGGDNGQFALEEGHL, encoded by the coding sequence ATGAGCGAACGAGCGAGCACGGCACCCACCGACGGAGCGACAGGTGAGACGACACCGAGCGACGGCGAGTCCACGGCCCCCGACGATGCGCCAGCACGACCGCGCACCGGCGCGACCTCGGTCGTCGAGGCGCTGGAGAACGCCGGCGTCGAGTACTGCTTCGGCGTCCAGGGCGGGGCGATCATGCCCGTCTACGACGCGCTGTACGACTCCGAGTCGGTGCGCCACGTGACGATGGCCCACGAGCAGGGCGCGGCCCACGCGGCCGACGCCTACGGCATCGTCTCGGGCGAGCCCGGCGTCTGCATGGCCACGTCCGGCCCCGGCGCGACGAACCTCGTCACCGGCATCGCCGACGCCTCGATGGACTCCGACCCGGTCGTTGCACTGACCGGGCAGGTCCCGACCGACTTCGTCGGCAACGACGCCTTCCAGGAGACCGACACGACCGGCGTCACCGCGCCCATCACGAAGCACAACTACTTCGCCAGCGGCTCCGACACCGTCGGCGACGACGTGAGCGAGGCGTTCGGCCTCGCCCGGTCCGGTCGCCCCGGCCCGACGCTCGTCGACCTGCCGAAGGACGTCACGCAGGCCGAGACCGACCGCGAGCCCGGCCCGCCGACCACGCCGGACACCTACCAGGTGACCGAGCGCGCCGACCCGTCGGCGGTCCGCGAGGCCGCCGACGCCATCGAGTCCGCGAACCGCCCGCTCCTGCTCGTCGGCGGCGGCGTCATCAAGGGCGACGCCAGCGACGAGGTCAGGCGATTCGCGACCACGTACGACCTGCCGGTGACGACGACGATGCCGGCCGTCGGCGCGTTCCCCGAGGACCACGAGCTGGCGCTGGAGATGGCCGGCATGCACGGCACCGGCTACGCCAACATGGCCATCACCCACACCGACTGCCTCGTCGCGGTCGGCTGCCGCTTCGACGACCGCCTCACCGGCGGCATCGAGACGTTCGCGCCCGACGCCGAGGTCGTCCACGTCGACATCGACCCGGCCGAGATCAGCAAGAACATCGAGGCGGACTACCCCCTCGTCGGCGACGCCGGAACGGTCGTCACCCAGCTGGACGAGGCGATGCGCGCCGCGCCCGAGACGAAGAAGTGGCGCGCGACCTGCCAGCAGTGGAAGTCGGAGTACCCGATGGACTACGCGACGCCCGAGGACGAGCCGCTGAAGCCGCAGTTCGTCGTCGAGGCGTTCGACGAGGCGACCGAGGACGACGCCATCGTCACGACCGGCGTCGGCCAGCACCAGATGTGGGCGGTCCAGTACTGGACCTACACCGAACCCCGCACCTGGGTCTCCAGCCACGGGCTTGGAACGATGGGCTACGGCCTCCCCGCCGCCATCGGCGCGAAGGTCGCCGCCCCCGACAGGCAGGTCGTCTCCTTCGAGGGCGACGGCTCGTTCCTGATGACGATGCAGGAGCTGTCGGTCGCGGTTCGCGAGAACTTAGACATCACCGTCGTCGTGCTCAACAACGAGCACATCGGGATGGTCCGCCAGTGGCAGGACGCGTTCTACGACCGCCGGCGGATGGCCTCGGAGTACCACTGGTGCCCCGACTTCGCCACGCTCGCGGAGGGCTTCGGCGCGAAGGGCATCAGCGTCGCCGAATACGACGACGTCGCCGACGCCATCACCGAGGCGCTCGAGTACGACGGCCCCGCGGTGCTCGACTGCTACATCGACCCCGAGGAGAACGTCTACCCGATGGTCCCGAGCGGCGGCGACAACGGCCAGTTCGCGCTGGAGGAGGGACACCTGTGA
- a CDS encoding acyl-CoA thioesterase/BAAT N-terminal domain-containing protein — protein MSELSPQDPSTADDQRDTDTDGALAIHAPPESANDEAIPVEVTGLAPDESVDFTAELRAHDGVTWRSEATFTADEDGTVALAAHAPDDGSYDGVEPMGWYWSMTATDDETRFPAISDEPTIEVDLRATAGDRRATRTITRRVSDEGVTGRPVDHDEFVGTLFEPAGEGPHPGVLELHGSAGRLSNSTAKALANEGYAALAIDYFGEGEPIPDDHRRVPLSYFDTAVDWLHAQPGVCEGPVGLVGASRGAELALLLGARRDWVGAVVSYAGSAIMWDTPSGEPAWTDDGEPVPHVVADPTPGASVENGLTDEQVERATPRVEETHGPVLLLSGGDDEVWQSRYLSDLAMARLERADFPHRFAHHTYDGVGHFIGRPYVPMAGVGPADRVQATAHAAADSWPRVKAFLADGLRGADE, from the coding sequence ATGTCAGAACTCTCACCACAGGACCCGAGCACAGCCGACGACCAGCGAGACACCGACACCGACGGTGCGCTCGCCATCCACGCCCCGCCGGAGAGCGCGAACGACGAGGCGATTCCGGTCGAGGTGACCGGCCTCGCGCCCGACGAGTCGGTCGACTTCACGGCCGAACTTCGCGCTCACGACGGCGTCACCTGGCGCTCCGAGGCGACGTTCACCGCCGACGAGGACGGCACCGTCGCCCTCGCCGCACACGCCCCCGACGACGGGAGCTACGACGGCGTCGAACCGATGGGCTGGTACTGGTCCATGACCGCCACCGACGACGAGACGCGCTTCCCGGCCATCAGCGACGAGCCGACCATCGAGGTCGACCTGCGAGCGACCGCGGGCGACCGACGCGCGACCCGGACCATCACCCGCCGCGTCTCCGACGAGGGCGTGACGGGCCGACCTGTCGATCACGACGAGTTCGTCGGCACGCTGTTCGAACCCGCCGGCGAGGGACCCCACCCGGGCGTCCTCGAGCTGCACGGCTCCGCCGGTCGGCTCTCGAACTCGACCGCGAAGGCGCTCGCGAACGAGGGGTACGCCGCGCTCGCCATCGACTACTTCGGCGAGGGCGAACCCATCCCCGACGACCATCGGCGGGTCCCCCTCTCCTACTTCGACACCGCGGTCGACTGGCTGCACGCCCAGCCCGGCGTCTGCGAGGGTCCGGTCGGGCTCGTCGGTGCCTCCCGTGGCGCCGAACTCGCCCTCCTGCTCGGCGCGCGCCGGGACTGGGTCGGCGCGGTCGTCTCCTACGCCGGCAGCGCCATCATGTGGGACACGCCCTCGGGGGAGCCCGCGTGGACCGACGACGGCGAGCCAGTCCCCCACGTCGTCGCCGACCCGACCCCCGGCGCGTCCGTCGAGAACGGGCTCACCGACGAGCAGGTCGAACGCGCGACCCCGCGCGTCGAGGAGACGCACGGGCCGGTCCTGCTCCTCTCCGGTGGCGACGACGAGGTGTGGCAGTCGCGGTACCTGTCGGACCTCGCGATGGCGCGGCTGGAACGGGCCGACTTCCCGCACCGCTTCGCGCACCACACCTACGACGGCGTCGGCCACTTCATCGGTCGACCGTACGTCCCGATGGCCGGCGTCGGCCCCGCCGACCGTGTGCAGGCGACCGCCCACGCGGCCGCGGACTCCTGGCCGCGCGTGAAGGCGTTCCTCGCGGACGGACTTCGGGGGGCAGACGAGTGA
- the ilvC gene encoding ketol-acid reductoisomerase yields the protein MTTDDSTTTTVYTDDDADASYIDGKTVAVLGYGSQGHAHAQNLADSGVDVVVGLREDSSSRAAAEADGLQVETPRDAAEAADIVSVLVPDTVQPAVYEEIEPVLESGDTLQFAHGFNVHYNQIRPAEGVDVTMIAPKSPGHIVRRNYERGEGTPGLLAVYQNATGEATQEALAYAQAIGCTRAGVVETTFREETETDLFGEQAVLCGGVTSLIKQGYETLVDAGYSPEMAYFECMNEMKLIVDLMYEGGLGEMWDSVSDTAEYGGLTRGDVIVDEHARENMEEVLEAVQDGTFAREWITENQAGRPSYDQLRKAEKAHDIEDVGEELRGLFAWADDAPTEEQEDATPPQADD from the coding sequence ATGACGACAGACGACTCCACGACGACGACAGTGTACACCGACGACGACGCCGACGCGAGCTACATCGACGGGAAGACCGTCGCCGTACTCGGTTACGGCAGCCAGGGCCACGCCCACGCACAGAACCTCGCCGACAGCGGGGTCGACGTGGTCGTCGGCCTGCGCGAGGACTCCAGTTCCCGCGCCGCCGCCGAGGCCGACGGCCTGCAGGTCGAGACGCCACGCGACGCGGCCGAGGCCGCCGACATCGTATCCGTGCTCGTCCCCGACACCGTCCAGCCCGCCGTCTACGAGGAGATCGAGCCCGTCCTCGAGTCGGGCGACACGCTCCAGTTCGCACACGGCTTCAACGTTCACTACAACCAGATCCGGCCCGCCGAGGGCGTCGACGTGACGATGATCGCGCCGAAGTCGCCCGGCCACATCGTCCGGCGCAACTACGAGCGCGGCGAGGGCACCCCCGGCCTGCTCGCGGTGTACCAGAACGCGACGGGCGAGGCGACACAGGAGGCGCTCGCCTACGCACAGGCCATCGGCTGCACCCGCGCGGGCGTCGTCGAGACGACGTTCCGCGAGGAGACCGAGACCGACCTGTTCGGCGAGCAGGCCGTCCTCTGTGGCGGCGTCACCTCGCTCATCAAGCAGGGCTACGAGACGCTCGTCGACGCGGGCTACAGCCCCGAGATGGCGTACTTCGAGTGCATGAACGAGATGAAGCTCATCGTCGACCTCATGTACGAGGGTGGGCTCGGCGAGATGTGGGACTCCGTCTCCGACACCGCCGAGTACGGTGGACTCACCCGTGGCGACGTCATCGTCGACGAGCACGCCCGCGAGAACATGGAGGAGGTACTCGAAGCCGTGCAGGACGGCACCTTCGCCCGCGAGTGGATCACCGAGAACCAGGCCGGCCGCCCGAGCTACGACCAGCTCCGGAAGGCCGAGAAGGCCCACGACATCGAGGACGTCGGCGAGGAGCTCCGTGGCCTCTTCGCGTGGGCCGACGACGCACCGACCGAGGAACAGGAGGACGCGACCCCGCCACAGGCGGACGACTGA
- a CDS encoding DUF7557 family protein translates to MPEIELREETVERLDSLRVDDESYDELVTELMNIYEAEELTMFRSGDG, encoded by the coding sequence ATGCCGGAGATTGAACTCCGCGAGGAGACCGTAGAGCGACTCGACAGCCTCCGGGTCGACGACGAGAGCTACGACGAGCTCGTCACGGAGCTGATGAACATCTACGAGGCGGAGGAGCTGACGATGTTCCGGTCGGGCGACGGCTAG
- a CDS encoding DUF5799 family protein: MNNRWTDQVVGERMTVDKEFTQDVMNSEFTNQEWDLIMSAVEFEIENPDSPADARIVANTEKVATIVPELDDINAQMQAMGGAPGGGSSDRGSSGGGIVDSVKSALGMGGGGGDDEPDQERIDAASELAGRYGEELQDHLESKGRWEEICAVAARSQSGDGS; encoded by the coding sequence ATGAACAACCGCTGGACGGATCAGGTCGTCGGTGAGCGGATGACGGTCGACAAGGAGTTCACCCAGGACGTGATGAACTCGGAGTTCACCAACCAGGAGTGGGACCTCATCATGAGCGCGGTCGAGTTCGAGATCGAGAACCCCGACTCCCCGGCGGATGCCCGCATCGTGGCGAACACGGAGAAGGTGGCGACCATCGTGCCCGAGCTCGACGACATCAATGCCCAGATGCAGGCGATGGGCGGCGCGCCGGGTGGCGGCTCCAGCGACCGCGGTTCGAGCGGTGGCGGTATCGTCGACTCCGTGAAGTCCGCGCTCGGGATGGGCGGCGGTGGCGGGGACGACGAGCCCGACCAGGAGCGCATCGACGCGGCGAGCGAGCTCGCGGGACGCTACGGCGAGGAGCTACAGGACCACCTCGAGTCGAAGGGGCGCTGGGAGGAGATCTGTGCGGTCGCGGCGCGGTCGCAGTCCGGGGACGGGTCCTAG
- the leuC gene encoding 3-isopropylmalate dehydratase large subunit has product MSEGTLYDKVWDQHTVTELPTGQTQLFVGLHLIHEVTSPQAFGMLRERDMEVAYPELTHATVDHIVPTADQSRPYADDAAERMMSELEENVREAGIEFSDPNSGNQGIVHVIGPEQGLTQPGKTIVCGDSHTSTHGAFGALAFGIGTSQIRDVLATGTVAMEKKDVRKIEVTGELPDGVGAKDVILEIIRRLGTDGGVGYVYEYAGEAIESLDMEGRMSICNMSIEGGARAGYVSPDETTFDWLEGTEYFRNNPETFDELKPYWESVASDDDAEYDDVVTIDGSELEPVVTWGTTPGQGVGVTQPIPAPEDLPADKQDTARRAQEHMRVEPGDTMAGYPIDVAFLGSCTNARLPDLRRAARIVEGREVHPDVRAMVVPGSQRVARAAEEEGLRETFEAAGFDWRNAGCSMCLGMNEDQLEGDEACASSSNRNFVGRQGSKDGRTVLMNPRMVAAAAIEGEVTDVRDLETAEVVVDD; this is encoded by the coding sequence ATGTCCGAGGGCACGCTCTACGACAAGGTCTGGGACCAGCATACGGTCACGGAGCTCCCGACCGGCCAGACGCAGCTGTTCGTCGGGCTGCACCTCATCCACGAGGTGACGAGCCCGCAGGCGTTCGGCATGCTCCGCGAGCGCGACATGGAGGTCGCGTACCCCGAGCTGACCCACGCCACCGTCGACCACATCGTCCCGACGGCCGACCAGTCCCGGCCCTACGCCGACGACGCGGCCGAGCGGATGATGAGCGAGCTGGAGGAGAACGTCCGCGAGGCCGGCATCGAGTTCTCCGACCCGAACTCGGGCAACCAGGGCATCGTCCACGTCATCGGGCCGGAGCAGGGGCTCACCCAGCCCGGCAAGACAATCGTCTGTGGCGACAGCCACACCTCGACCCACGGCGCGTTCGGCGCGCTCGCGTTCGGTATCGGCACGAGCCAGATACGGGACGTGCTCGCGACGGGCACCGTCGCCATGGAGAAGAAGGACGTCCGGAAGATCGAGGTCACGGGCGAGCTGCCCGACGGCGTCGGCGCGAAGGACGTCATCCTCGAGATCATCCGCCGGCTCGGCACCGACGGCGGCGTCGGCTACGTCTACGAGTACGCCGGCGAGGCCATCGAGAGCCTCGACATGGAGGGCCGGATGTCCATCTGCAACATGAGCATCGAGGGCGGTGCCCGCGCGGGCTACGTCAGCCCCGACGAGACCACCTTCGACTGGCTCGAGGGAACCGAGTACTTCCGGAACAACCCCGAGACGTTCGACGAACTGAAGCCGTACTGGGAGTCCGTCGCGAGCGACGACGACGCCGAGTACGACGACGTGGTCACCATCGACGGGAGCGAGCTGGAGCCGGTGGTCACCTGGGGCACGACCCCGGGACAGGGCGTCGGCGTCACCCAGCCCATCCCGGCCCCCGAGGACCTGCCCGCCGACAAGCAGGATACCGCCCGGCGCGCACAGGAGCACATGCGCGTCGAACCGGGCGACACGATGGCCGGCTACCCCATCGACGTGGCGTTCCTCGGCTCCTGTACGAACGCCCGGCTGCCCGACCTGCGCCGTGCGGCCCGAATCGTCGAGGGGCGCGAGGTCCACCCGGACGTCCGCGCGATGGTCGTCCCGGGCAGCCAGCGCGTCGCGCGGGCCGCCGAGGAGGAGGGCCTGCGCGAGACCTTCGAGGCCGCCGGCTTCGACTGGCGCAACGCCGGCTGCTCGATGTGCCTCGGCATGAACGAGGACCAGCTGGAGGGCGACGAGGCCTGTGCCTCCTCCTCCAACCGGAACTTCGTCGGCCGACAGGGGAGCAAGGACGGGCGCACCGTCCTGATGAACCCCCGGATGGTCGCCGCCGCGGCCATCGAGGGCGAAGTGACCGACGTTCGCGACCTCGAGACCGCGGAGGTGGTCGTCGATGACTGA
- the ilvN gene encoding acetolactate synthase small subunit produces MSSGLTGPAPDERPTPEGRRNAQGIRIDPEVEAEPATRRAVISVLVEHEPGVLSKVSGLFSRRQFNIESLTVGPTEDDSRARITVVTEESDPGIDQIEKQLRKQIPVISVKELPGDAINRELALVKVEAEHPDQVSAVAEMYDAKTVDACPETVTVEITGSRQKIRAAVETFERFGVREVTRTGTAALARGTESTTDDTTPRSTNQ; encoded by the coding sequence GTGAGCTCCGGACTGACGGGGCCCGCTCCCGACGAGCGGCCCACCCCCGAGGGACGACGGAACGCACAGGGCATCCGCATCGACCCCGAGGTCGAGGCCGAGCCGGCGACGCGCCGCGCGGTCATCTCGGTGCTCGTCGAACACGAGCCCGGCGTCCTCTCGAAGGTCTCCGGGCTGTTCAGCCGGCGGCAGTTCAACATCGAGAGCCTGACCGTCGGGCCGACAGAGGACGACTCCCGCGCCCGCATCACGGTCGTGACCGAGGAGTCCGACCCCGGCATCGACCAGATCGAGAAGCAGCTCAGGAAGCAGATCCCGGTCATCTCGGTGAAGGAGCTGCCCGGTGACGCCATCAACCGCGAGCTGGCGCTCGTGAAGGTCGAGGCCGAACACCCCGACCAGGTCTCCGCCGTCGCGGAGATGTACGACGCGAAGACCGTCGACGCGTGCCCGGAGACGGTCACCGTCGAGATAACCGGGAGCCGCCAGAAGATCCGCGCGGCCGTCGAGACGTTCGAGCGCTTCGGCGTCCGCGAGGTCACCCGGACCGGCACGGCCGCGCTCGCGCGCGGCACCGAATCGACAACCGACGACACAACCCCGCGATCCACCAACCAATGA
- a CDS encoding RidA family protein → MKKTVIAPGQGVVESDELDEPQTSLAVATHRSDCVHVECNGLVYPEGDVREQTRELFGLVAKMVGEFDGTPNDLVMLRWYVESGEYTPTTRGAVQEVQAEFVDRPHYPAGCVVTTPEIPVDGALLELDATATIPADGWTVETIEE, encoded by the coding sequence GTGAAGAAGACGGTCATCGCCCCCGGTCAGGGTGTGGTCGAGTCGGACGAACTGGACGAACCGCAGACCTCGCTCGCGGTCGCGACCCACCGCAGCGACTGCGTCCACGTCGAGTGCAACGGCCTCGTCTACCCCGAGGGCGACGTGCGCGAGCAGACCCGCGAGCTGTTCGGGCTTGTCGCGAAGATGGTGGGCGAGTTCGACGGGACGCCGAACGACCTCGTCATGCTCCGATGGTACGTCGAATCGGGTGAGTACACGCCCACGACCCGGGGGGCGGTCCAGGAGGTGCAGGCCGAGTTCGTCGACCGACCGCACTACCCGGCCGGCTGTGTCGTCACGACGCCCGAGATTCCCGTCGATGGCGCGCTGCTCGAACTCGACGCGACGGCGACGATCCCGGCCGACGGCTGGACCGTCGAGACGATAGAAGAGTGA
- a CDS encoding LeuA family protein: MTPVRAVEFFQGTLDVTDEFDAARVFDTTLRDGEQSPRTSFSYEDKREIAAVLDEMGTHVIEAGFPVNSDAEFEAVSDIARHTDATTAGLARVVDKDVEAALDAGVEMVHVFVSTSDVQIEDSMHATREQVKERAVDSVRQVKDAGVDCMFSPMDATRTDEAFLVEMVEAVTEAGTDWINVPDTCGVATPRRFYDLIDTVTDHTDARIDVHTHDDFGLATANALSGIEAGAEQAQVSVNGIGERAGNAAYEEFVMAVESVYQTDTGIDTTRITELSKLVEARSDMPVPANKPVVGDNAFSHESGIHAAGVIENSDTFEPGVMTPEMVGATRELVLGKHTGVNAVREHLVDAGYDPTESEVRAVTRMVKDRGAEKERVTASTVREFARDVGVEKREETDHEEVSV; encoded by the coding sequence CTGACACCCGTCAGGGCGGTCGAGTTCTTCCAGGGCACCCTGGACGTAACTGACGAGTTCGACGCTGCACGAGTTTTCGACACCACACTGCGGGACGGTGAGCAGTCCCCGAGGACGTCGTTCTCCTACGAGGACAAACGCGAGATAGCGGCCGTGCTGGACGAGATGGGCACCCACGTCATCGAGGCCGGGTTCCCCGTCAACTCCGACGCGGAGTTCGAGGCTGTCTCCGACATCGCTCGCCACACCGACGCGACGACCGCGGGCCTGGCCCGCGTCGTCGACAAGGACGTCGAGGCCGCGCTCGACGCTGGCGTGGAGATGGTCCACGTCTTCGTCAGCACCTCCGACGTCCAGATCGAGGACTCGATGCACGCCACGAGGGAACAGGTCAAAGAACGCGCGGTCGACTCCGTCCGGCAGGTGAAAGACGCCGGTGTCGACTGCATGTTCTCGCCCATGGACGCCACCCGAACGGACGAGGCGTTCCTGGTCGAGATGGTCGAGGCCGTCACCGAGGCGGGCACCGACTGGATCAACGTACCGGACACCTGCGGCGTCGCCACCCCGCGTCGGTTCTACGACCTCATCGACACGGTCACGGACCACACGGACGCCCGCATCGACGTCCACACCCACGACGACTTCGGGCTGGCGACGGCGAACGCGCTGTCGGGCATCGAGGCCGGTGCCGAGCAGGCGCAGGTCTCGGTGAACGGCATCGGCGAACGCGCCGGCAACGCCGCCTACGAGGAGTTCGTCATGGCCGTCGAGTCGGTGTACCAGACCGACACCGGCATCGACACGACGCGCATCACCGAGCTGAGCAAGCTGGTCGAGGCGCGCTCGGACATGCCGGTCCCGGCGAACAAGCCGGTCGTCGGCGACAACGCCTTCAGCCACGAGTCCGGCATCCACGCGGCGGGCGTCATCGAGAACAGCGACACGTTCGAACCGGGCGTGATGACCCCTGAGATGGTCGGCGCGACCCGCGAGCTGGTGCTCGGCAAGCACACGGGCGTCAACGCCGTCCGCGAGCACCTGGTCGATGCGGGCTACGACCCGACCGAGAGCGAGGTCCGTGCAGTCACCAGGATGGTGAAGGACCGCGGAGCGGAGAAGGAGCGGGTCACCGCGTCGACGGTCCGCGAGTTCGCCCGGGATGTCGGCGTCGAGAAGCGAGAGGAGACCGACCACGAGGAGGTGTCGGTCTGA
- the leuD gene encoding 3-isopropylmalate dehydratase small subunit, whose protein sequence is MTDSDGPAETVEHVSGSGIPVRGNDIDTDQIIPARFMKVVTFDGLGQFSFFDQRFTEDDEEKDHPMNEDRFRDASVMVVNANFGCGSSREHAPQALVRWGIDAIIGESFAEIFAGNCLALGVPTVTADAETVEALQEWVDDNPDGDIDVDVAAETVTYGETTVDVTVDDAQRKALVEGVWDTTALMKANAGAVAETAASLPYVDTA, encoded by the coding sequence ATGACTGATTCCGACGGCCCCGCCGAGACCGTCGAACACGTCTCGGGTAGCGGCATCCCGGTGCGCGGGAACGACATCGACACCGACCAGATCATCCCGGCGCGGTTCATGAAGGTCGTCACGTTCGACGGCCTCGGGCAGTTCTCGTTCTTCGACCAGCGGTTCACGGAGGACGACGAGGAGAAGGACCACCCGATGAACGAGGACCGCTTCCGCGACGCCTCCGTGATGGTCGTCAACGCGAACTTCGGCTGTGGCTCCTCGCGCGAGCACGCCCCGCAGGCGCTCGTGCGCTGGGGCATCGACGCGATCATCGGCGAGTCGTTCGCCGAGATCTTCGCGGGCAACTGCCTCGCGCTCGGCGTGCCGACGGTCACGGCCGACGCCGAGACGGTCGAAGCACTCCAGGAGTGGGTGGACGACAACCCGGACGGCGACATCGACGTGGACGTGGCCGCGGAGACGGTCACCTACGGCGAGACCACCGTCGACGTGACCGTCGACGACGCCCAGCGCAAGGCGCTCGTCGAGGGCGTCTGGGACACCACGGCGCTGATGAAGGCGAACGCGGGCGCGGTCGCGGAGACCGCCGCGAGCCTGCCGTACGTCGACACCGCCTGA
- a CDS encoding ferritin-like domain-containing protein, translating into MADEVIQLLKKAYGDEIETVMNYMSNSIVLDGVRAEEIKESLDQDIQEELTHARQLGERLKQLDDAPPGSMAFEATQESLQPPEDTTDVLAVIDGVIEAEEDAIETYRALITAAEENDDPVTEDLAVTILADEEAHRTEFRGYRKEYRSD; encoded by the coding sequence ATGGCAGACGAAGTGATCCAGCTCCTCAAGAAAGCGTACGGCGACGAGATCGAGACGGTCATGAACTACATGTCGAACTCCATCGTGCTCGACGGCGTGCGGGCCGAGGAGATCAAGGAGAGCCTCGACCAGGACATCCAGGAGGAACTCACCCACGCGCGCCAGCTCGGCGAGCGGCTGAAGCAGCTCGACGACGCGCCGCCGGGGTCGATGGCGTTCGAGGCCACCCAGGAGAGCCTCCAGCCCCCCGAGGACACGACGGACGTGCTGGCGGTCATCGACGGCGTCATCGAGGCCGAGGAGGACGCCATCGAGACGTACCGCGCGCTCATCACGGCGGCCGAGGAGAACGACGACCCGGTGACCGAGGACCTCGCGGTGACCATCCTCGCCGACGAGGAGGCCCACCGGACCGAGTTCCGCGGCTACCGGAAGGAGTACCGCAGCGACTAG